The Polaribacter sp. KT25b genome contains the following window.
ATTGCTTTAATTTCGCCTGTTGCAGTTTCCATAACTACAGCACAACCATGATCTGCTTCGTAATATTGCAACTGACTTAATAATGCATGATGCGTAATATCTTGAATATTTACATCGATTGTTGTAATAATATCATGACCATCAATTGGCTCTTTTTCATTTACATCAGAAATTGGTTTCCATTGATTTTTTGCGATTTTTTGTTTCCAACGTAAACCATTTTCACCTTGCATAAAATCAGCAAAAGCACCTTCAATACCAGCTTCACCTCTAAAATCATCATAACCAATTGTACGTTCTGCAATTTTACCAATTGGATGCGCACGCACTGTTTTATGCTCGGCAATAAACCCACCTCTATACACGCCCAAATTAAAAATCGGGAATTCCTTCATCTTCAAATAATCTGTATAACCAACATTTCTGGCGATTAACAAATACCTGTTTTTACGTTTCTTTGCCGTTCTTAATCTACTTTGATAATGCGCAACAGACTTCCCTAAAAGTTTAGAAAGTTCTTTAGATAAATCAACAAAATTCTTTTCAAACACATTACCATCTACCGCAACAACATCCATTCTAATGGTAAATTTAGACATAGAAGTTGCCAACAAATTACCATCCGCAGCATAAACATTTCCTTTGTTTGCGCGAATTGTATCTTGCTTTATCGTTAGTTCTGTAGAAAGTTTTTTATATTTTTCTCCTTGAACGTATTGAATATTGATGACTCTAAAAATTACAGCCAACAAAAAAAGCGTCATAAAAGCAGCTACTATGTAGAATTTGGTTAGTATGCTTTTTTTCTGAGTTGCCAATTTATTAATCTTTATACGTTACTTTTATTTTTTTCGGAGGTGTTTCTGAAGGCTTTAATCCTCTTGCCTTTGCTTTTTCCCTTATGCTAGATTCCATTTTCATTCGCATTAAAATGGTACCAGTATCTACATATTCTGCTCGTAATTCTCTTGTTCTTTTATTTAATTCTGATATTTTAATTACTTTTTTATCAGCACTATGCGCACTAGAAATCATAACTAAGAGCAGAATCACAACAAAAATTATGATTCGCCAGTTTTTAAAAGCAGATTCATCTGTAAGGAAACTTCCTCGTAGAAAATCATAAACACCTTGTTTTACTTTAGACATTATATACTTATGACTTTAGTTTTTGTTTATTGCTTTTCAAAGTTGCAATTCTTAATTTCGCACTTCTAGACCTATTATTAATCTTTATTTCTTCTGATGAAGGAATAATTAACTTTCCAACTTTTTTTAGAGGTTCGTCTGTGTTACCAAAAACATCTTTTTCTAACTCACCACTAAACAAACCAGAACTTATAAATCTTTTTACCAATCTATCTTCTAAAGAATGATATGAAATAACACTCAACCTTCCTTCATCTGTTAATAAATTAGGAATCTGAGTTAAAAATTCTTTCAAAACCTCTAATTCTTCATTAACTTCTATTCGTATTGCTTGAAATATTTGCGCTAAAATTTTATGTTCTTTTGCATTTGGCAAATATTTTTTTAATACGCTTTTTAACTGAAAACTTGTATCAATTCTTTCTTTTGCTCTTTCTTCAACAATCGTTTTTGCTAGGTTTCTAGAGTTTCTTAACTCGCCATACAAAAACAATATTTCTGCTAATTTCTCTTCTGTATAGGTATTGATAATTTCTTTTGCTGATGTTTTAGATTTCTGATTCATTCTCATATCTAAATCGCCATCAAAACGTGTAGAGAAACCTCTTTCTGCTTCATCAAACTGATGAGAAGAAACTCCTAAATCTGCCAAAACACCATCTACTTTTCTAACACCGTGAAATCTTAAAAACCTGGATATATATCTAAAATTTTCTGGAATCAAAACAAAACGCTCATCATCAATTATATTTTCTAAAGCATCAGGATCTTGATCAAAAGCAAACAACTTTCCTTTACTTCCTAATCTTTTTAATATTTCTCTAGAATGACCTCCGCCACCAAAAGTAACATCCACATAAACACCATCTTCTTTAATAGCCAAGGCATCTACACTTTCTTGCAATAAAACTGGATTATGATATTTCATCTTCATCTGTATTTCCCATTAC
Protein-coding sequences here:
- a CDS encoding FtsL-like putative cell division protein; translated protein: MSKVKQGVYDFLRGSFLTDESAFKNWRIIIFVVILLLVMISSAHSADKKVIKISELNKRTRELRAEYVDTGTILMRMKMESSIREKAKARGLKPSETPPKKIKVTYKD
- the rsmH gene encoding 16S rRNA (cytosine(1402)-N(4))-methyltransferase RsmH, whose amino-acid sequence is MKYHNPVLLQESVDALAIKEDGVYVDVTFGGGGHSREILKRLGSKGKLFAFDQDPDALENIIDDERFVLIPENFRYISRFLRFHGVRKVDGVLADLGVSSHQFDEAERGFSTRFDGDLDMRMNQKSKTSAKEIINTYTEEKLAEILFLYGELRNSRNLAKTIVEERAKERIDTSFQLKSVLKKYLPNAKEHKILAQIFQAIRIEVNEELEVLKEFLTQIPNLLTDEGRLSVISYHSLEDRLVKRFISSGLFSGELEKDVFGNTDEPLKKVGKLIIPSSEEIKINNRSRSAKLRIATLKSNKQKLKS